The segment ACGTCACCCTCTTCCGCGCCCTCGGCTTCCGGGAGCTCGCGCGGACTAAGCACCACGGGGACTCGATCGAGTTCCAGCTCCCCGGCGAGAACCAGCCGATCTTCGAGATCCACCGCGTGAGCGGCGAGGAGAACATCGGCGTCAACCACATCGCCTTCCAGGTGCCCGATGTCGAGGCCGCCCACCGCGAGCTCAAGGCGCGCGGCATTGACATCCCCCAGGGCCCCACCTTCGTCCGCGCGACGGGCCGGACCAACCTGAACTTCCGCGACCCCGACGGCTGGCGCCTCCAGATCGTCGACGCCAGACGCGCCGCGCCGGACCCCACGGCGACGCACTAGAGATCCTCGGCGGGGGGCGCACCCACGCCCACCCCCCGCCGGCGCGCGGTGTGGCGCGGGTACCTGCCCCTTCCGAGCCCTCCCATTGTGGTTCGCGCGTGGCGGGTTCGGCCATGCCGTGAGGCAGGCCACCCGTCGCGCGAGG is part of the Candidatus Rokuibacteriota bacterium genome and harbors:
- a CDS encoding VOC family protein, which gives rise to MVTKVDHIELVVHRFEEYVTLFRALGFRELARTKHHGDSIEFQLPGENQPIFEIHRVSGEENIGVNHIAFQVPDVEAAHRELKARGIDIPQGPTFVRATGRTNLNFRDPDGWRLQIVDARRAAPDPTATH